GACAGTCATTTCAACTATTGGTGCCAGGCTATACGGATGTGTCTGGTTCCTGTCCCGTAACAATCGGTTCCATTCCCTTAAAATATCCGCAGGGTACAATAGTCCGTATAAAAAGGCCTCTGAATCCAGCCATTTATTCAAATGGTTTATTTTTTTCAGAGATTCAAACTGCCAATCCAAAAAAGGCAGGATACGGTTTGCATACTGCAGCATATCATATGCTCTCGATCCAGAGCTGATTAAATCAAAATCAATTAAGTACAGTTTTCCTTCCTTTGATCGAAGAAAATTGTGATGAGCTACATCCCCATGGAGGATGGATGGTGGCCCTGTTTCAAGATTCTTTCTCGAATTCACAAAATTCCTCAGAGAAAAATCCGCCCATTCCAGCAGCTCTTCGGTAATAGCTTTATTCACATAGAAATTAACTCCTGGCTGGTTTTTGGCAAATTCATTCTTTCGATGGTGCCATTTTTTCGCTAAATCTGTTTTCGGAAGCATGCCAGCATACGAAGGAAAAAGAGACGATGTATGGTCATGGAACCTATTTAACAGTTCAACGCCTTCCTCTCTGTCTGCTTGAATTCCATAATCAAAACGCTTTTCATTGTGGCCTATATATTCAATACACCCATAGTATAACCCATGAAAAAAAAGAGGATCTTTATTCTGATTATAAAATCGGTAGGATTGATCAAAACCGGTTTTTCGTAAAGATGAAGCAAATGCTTCTTGAATCTTTAATTTCCGCAGATCTTTATACCCTTTTAAAATAAATCGGGTATTCTCTGTTTTAATGAGAAAGACATCTCCTCTTAAATGGGTCATTTCCTGGATTCCAATGTTGAGTTCGCTTTTTAAATAAGAGAGGAGACGATTGAAAAAATAATCGTCTCCACCTCTCTTGATGTTAATATTCATTGCTCTCTTCATCTTCGAAACGTGGCATCGGCATACCATAGCCTCCACCCATCGGACCTGCTCCATAAGGATTCATGAAACCCTGCGGACCCATGCCCATCTGGTATCCCTGGTGCGGGTTAATATGCATTCCTGGTGCTCCATGATAGCCTTGGTGCATCATCATATGGTGCGGATGGTGCATGCCTGCTCCCATCAAGCCATAAGGATTACCCATTTGTCCCCCGCAGCCACAATCATAGCCGGCACCTTGCACAGCCTGCTTAGGCATCATTGGCTGCTTCATCATTCCGCCCACCTGTGGCATTTGATTATCCATCATTCCGCCTACCTGCGGCATCATCGGCATCTGGTTATCCATCATTCCACCGACCGGCGGCATCATCGGCAACTGGTTATCCATCATTCCACCGACCTGCGGCATCCTCGGCATCTGCTTATCCATCATTCCACCGATCTGCGGCATCATCG
This window of the Mesobacillus jeotgali genome carries:
- a CDS encoding phosphotransferase; this encodes MNINIKRGGDDYFFNRLLSYLKSELNIGIQEMTHLRGDVFLIKTENTRFILKGYKDLRKLKIQEAFASSLRKTGFDQSYRFYNQNKDPLFFHGLYYGCIEYIGHNEKRFDYGIQADREEGVELLNRFHDHTSSLFPSYAGMLPKTDLAKKWHHRKNEFAKNQPGVNFYVNKAITEELLEWADFSLRNFVNSRKNLETGPPSILHGDVAHHNFLRSKEGKLYLIDFDLISSGSRAYDMLQYANRILPFLDWQFESLKKINHLNKWLDSEAFLYGLLYPADILREWNRLLRDRNQTHPYSLAPIVEMTVGQFQQRKQFQEEVKSRLNY